The genomic stretch CCTCGCCATCCTCCCCGGCACCGCCCTGGTCCGGGACGCCCTCCGGCAGTGGAACGTGAAGCGGACGGGGGCCGCCGTCATCGTCGGGAAGAAGCGGCAGGTCGTCGGCATCTTCACCCACGGCGACTTCATCCGCCGCTACGAGACCGACCCCAACATCGGCAATGCCCGCCTGGCCGACGTCATGACGGCCAATCCGATCACCGTCCACGTCGGGAAACTGGCCGCCGAGGTGCTCAATGTCTTCCAGAAGAATCGTATTGATGATCTTGTGGTTGTGGACGATACTAACCGCCCCGTCGGGCTCGTGGATGCCCAGGACGTGACCAAACACCGCATCGTTTAATAACGAGTTACAGAGAGATTTTTCAGTATGTCCAACGCCAATGCCAACGACGTCCATAAAGGACAGGCCATCAAGTTTAACGGCGCCGTCTGCGTGATCCTCGAGACGCAGCACCGCACGCCCGGCAACCTCCGCGCCTTCGTCCAGCTCACCATCCGCAACCTCAAGACCGGCAAGTCGTCGGTCGAGCGCTTCGGCTCGAGCGACAAGCTCGAGATCGTCCCGATCACCCGGACGAAGTACGAGTTCAGCTACAAGGACGGCGAGGACTACGTCTTCATCGAGCCGAACACCTTCGACAACCTCACGCTGAGCCCCGACAAGGTCGCCAAGATCAAGGACTACCTCACCGAGAACCAGGCCGTCGAAGTTCTCTTCACCGACGAGGTCGTCGCCGAAGTCGAGCTCCCCTCGACCGTCACCCTGAAGATCGCCGAGTCGGCCGACGGCGTCCGCGGCGACTCCGCGAACAACGTCATGAAGATCGCGATCCTCGAGACCGGCCTCCAGGTCCAGGTCCCGCTCTTCATCAAGGAAGGCGAGCTCGTCAAGATCAGCACCGAAGACGGCAAGTATCTGAGCCGCGCCTAGGTCTTCAGACCCCCAAAACCGCCGCTTCCCGCAAGGGGGCGGCGGTTTTTTTTGTGCCGGTCCGGTCAATCATGAACCACAAGGGTGGTCGGACATTGACCTGCGTCCAAAGGGGGAGGAGTCGGAAAAGGATGAAAACTGAGGGGGAATACTCACGGGAAAGCGCCGAATTCCAGTAATATTATGGGGTTGTGGGGATGAAGTCGTCATGCGGCATGCACGATGCGAGTATCGGTTTAATGAAAAACTCGGATTGGACGATTGGTAAGCGGATTCTCGTCGGCTGCGCACTCTTGATTCTGATTAATACCGTGGTCGGCATCTTCAGCTGCATCAGTATTTCAAAGTTGAAGAG from Verrucomicrobium sp. GAS474 encodes the following:
- the efp gene encoding elongation factor P — translated: MSNANANDVHKGQAIKFNGAVCVILETQHRTPGNLRAFVQLTIRNLKTGKSSVERFGSSDKLEIVPITRTKYEFSYKDGEDYVFIEPNTFDNLTLSPDKVAKIKDYLTENQAVEVLFTDEVVAEVELPSTVTLKIAESADGVRGDSANNVMKIAILETGLQVQVPLFIKEGELVKISTEDGKYLSRA